In Longimicrobiaceae bacterium, the DNA window GGTGGGCCACGTGGTGGACACTCCCGTCCGCGTGAAGGCGCTCGACCGGCTGAACGTGGGCATACCCGGCCAGTCGATCACGTTTCAGTCAGTGGTGGGCGGGGGCACCTTCTCCCCCGCCACGGCGGTCACCGACGAGAACGGCATCGCGGCCACCACGTGGACCCTGGGGCCCGTCGCCACCACCCAGCAGGCGCTCGTCAGCCTGGGCGGTCTCCAGCTCGGGCGGCTGACCGCGGTCGCGGCTCCCACCGCTCCGGCCGCGGCGTTGAAGCCCGCGGGAGACGACAACGCGGCCGTGGCGGGGACGGCCGTCGCCATCCAACCGCGGGTGATCGTGCTCGACTCCCTGGGGAACCCCCTCGCGGGGCTGCCCGTCAGCGTCTCCGTCACGTCCGGCGGGGGCAGCGTCACCGCCTCCACCCAGCCGGTCACCGGCACCGACGGCCAGTACACCGTCTCCCGGTGGGTCCTGGGCCCCACGCCCGGGCCCAACACCCTCACCGCCACCTTCCCCGGCACCGGCGTGAAGCCGCTGGTGTTCTCGGCCCAGGGGCTCAGCCGGATGCCCGCGGCGGTGGCGGCGGTGACGGTGACCGACCAGGCGGCGATGGCCGGCACCGCCGTTCCCAGCGCCCCGGCCGTCGTGGTCCGCGACGCCGCGGGCAACCCCATGCCGGGCATCGCGGTCCGCTTCGCGGTCACCGGCGGCGGGGGCTCGGTGGGCGACGCCTCCGTGGTCAGCAACGCTTCCGGGGTGGCCGTGGTCTCGCGCTGGGAGCTGGGGGCGGCCGCGGACCTGAACACGCTCACCGCCACCGTGCCGGGGCTCCCGAACGGCTCCGTCGTCTTCCGGGGCGCCGGGTGCTCCGGCAGCGGCCCCCGGTTCGAGATCACCGTCTGCATCACCACGCCCATGACGGCCGCGCAGCGGGGGGCGTTCCAGTTCGCCGCCGCCAAGTGGAGCACCGTCATCACCGGCGACCTGCCGGACGTGGCGGGCTCGGTCGCGGCGGGCGACTGCGGCGACGACACGCCCGCCGCGAGCCAGACGTTCGACGACCTGCTCATCTTCGCGTCGGTCAAGAACATCGACGGGCCGGGGCGGATCCTGGGGCAGGCGGGCCCGTGCTACACCCGCAACGGGGCCTTCGGGCTGCCGGTTGTGGGGGTGATGGAGTTCGACGCGGCAGACTTGGCGAACATGGAGACCACCGGCACGCTGCGGCCCGTCATCCTCCACGAGATGGGCCACGTGCTGGGGGTGGGCTCGCTCTGGTACGACTTCGGCCTGCTCCAGGACCCCAGCGGCGTGAGCACCTTCGACACCTACTACAACGGCAGCGGCGGCCTCGCCGGCTTCGCGGACATCGGCGGGAACGCCTACACCGCCGGGAAGAAGGTGCCGGTGGAGAACTCGGGCGGTGCGGGGACGATGAACGGCCACTGGCGCGAGTCGGTGCTGGGCATCGAGCTGATGACGGGCTACGTTGCGCCGGGCCCGAACCCGCTGAGCCTCCTCACCGTGCGCTCGCTGGCGGACCTGGGCTACACCGTAGATCCCGCCGCCGCCGACGGGTTCGCCCTTACCCTGGCCTCGTCCACTCCCACCGGCGCCTCTCTGCGGATGGTGAAGATGGACGACGACGTCTATCCCGGCCCGCGGTACAAGTTCGGGCCGCGCGGCACCGGCATGCGGGTCCGTTAGCGTTTCGAGCCCGACGGGGGGAGAACGCATCCGCCGGGAGATGCGGGGAAGGGCGGCGCTTTCACGGCGCCGCCCTTCCGTCTTCCCCCGCGCCCGCACCCTGCGTCTCGCCCGTCCGGCCGGGCCGTGGCGGACGGATGAGCGCGGGGATGGAGAGCAGCGCCCAGGCGCCCTCCAGCAGCACGAATCCCCAGCGCCGGTCGATGATCGCGACCCAGGTGAGGAGTGACGATCCGGCGAGGTTCAGCGCCGAGAACAGCCGGTGCTCGCGGCCCATCCAGCCGCGCTGGTAGCTGAAGTACGCGCTGAGGATGAGCACCGCGCCGATGATGGAGACGACCTGGAAGAACATGGGTCCGGGGATGATGGATGGCTCACGTAGAGATGCGCTCCCGATCCGCCTGCCGGACCGGGAGCGCATCTCGTTTTCCCGCAGCGCCTACGCGGATGCGCTCACCGTCTCGCGCTCCGCGGGCTCGCAGGCGAAGGCGTCGAGCACGTCGTCCGCCGGGGAGCGGGCGCGGCGCGTGTAACGCTCGAAGAACTCGTGCGCCTCGTCCACCATCTCGCCGGAGACGAAGCGGCCGAGCGCGGCGGCCCCGCGGAGCGCGACCTGGAAGAAGTCCGACGCGACCGAGGCGATGCGCGGGTCCGTGAGCCCGTCGCGGCCGGCCGCGCGCAGCAGGTCGGCGCTGGGCGCGCCGAGGAGCGCTCGCGCTTCGGCGAAGCTGGGGGCGTGGTACGTGGCGCCCACGAGCAGCACGAGCGGCGCGGCGTACCACTCCGGCGCGACCGCATCTGCCGAGCGGACTTCCACGAAGCCCTTGGGGCGGATCTCCGGAAAGAGCGTGGTGAGGTGTAGATGCCAGTCCTCCAGCGTCGCCTCGCCGCGCGCGTTCCACTCCGCGAACGGCAGGTGCGCCCCGTCTGCCGCGCGGCGCAGGATCACGGGCGCGTGGAGGGCGAAGCGGAGATACTCGTCCACCGGGTCGGCCGCGCAGGGGAGGATGCCGGTGCGGCCGCCGTCCAGCTCGCGCCACACGCGTGCGCGGAAGCTGCGGTCGCCCGTCGCCTCGCCGCGATAGACGGGGGAGTTCGCGAAGATGGCGACCACGTGCGGCGCGGCGGCGTTGAGCATCCGCCACGTGTCCAGCGGGCTCGGCCCCCAGTCCAGGCTGGCCTGGAACGCCGCCGTCTGCCGCATCATCCGCGTGCCGCCGGTGCCCGCCGCCTCCATGAACGCGGTGAGCGCCACGTAGCGCTTGCCCGGCAGCTGCAACGGGATGTCGTCCACCGCGTTGCAGGGGTCGATGCCCACGCTCAGCAGGTCGATTCCCTCGCCGCGCGCCATCTCCCGCAGCGGCACCACGACGTTGCGCAGCGAGCGGACGAGCAGGTCCACCGTTGGGAAGGGGGATGCGCTCAGCTCGATCTGACCGCCAGGCTCGTACGTGATGGTCCCGCCGTCCGGCAGCACGAAGCGCGGCACTCCGTACGACGAGGGCTCCTCGCGCCACCCGTGCCCCGCGCCGAAGCGCCGCAGCAGCGGCAGGGTGGAGGGGCCTTCGTCCGCTACGATGGGGACGACGGCGCGGGTGTCCGCATCCACCGGGATCAGCTCCACCTCGGCGCCCACCACGGGCGGGCGGACGACGGAGCGGCGCATGCCGAACGACACGTCGTGCAGGTCCGCGGCGAGCAGGTCCGGCGGAAGCGGGGCGCGGGGGGCGCTCATGCAGGCGAGCCCAGCATCAGCGCGTACAGCCCTTCGTCGTCCGTCTCCCAGCGCTCCACGCGCAGGCCGGCGCCGGCGAACATGGCGTCGATGCTGGCGCGGTCGTGCTTGCAGCTCACCTCCGTGCGGATCGTCTCGCCCGCAGCGATGCGGATGGGGCCCACGCCGGGCACGTGCACCGTCTGGGGCCCGCTCGCCTCCAGGTGCATCTCGATGCGGTGGCGCACGGGCTCGTAGAAGGCGCGGTGGCGGAAGGCGCGCACGTCGAAGTCCGCGCCCGTCTCGTGGTTCAGCACGCGCAGCATGTTGAGGTTGAACTCCGCCGTCACCCCTGCCGTGTCGTTGTACGCCGCCTCGATGCGCGCGGGGTCCTTGCGGAGATCCACGCCCATCAGGAACCGGTCGGCCGGCCCCATCCGCCGCCGCACCTCGGACAGGAGCGCGACCGCCTCGCCGTCCGGGAAGTTGCCGATCGTGCTGCCGAGCAGCGCGTGAAGCGTGGGGTGAGCGAGGCCCGCCGGCAGGTCGAAACGCTCCGTCATGTCCGCCACGACGGGGAGGATCGACAGGGCCGGATACTCGCCGCGCAGGCCGGACGCCATCTCCCGCAGGAATCCGGCGCTCACGTCCACCGGCGCGTACGCCTCCCCGCTGCCCGCGGCCACCATCGCGTCGAGCACGATGCGCGTCTTCACCGCGCTGCCGGCGCCCAGCTCCACGAGCGTGGCGGGCCGCATCTCCGCGATCCACACCGGCATCCAGCGCTCCAGCAGCCCACGCTCGGTGCGCGTCAGGTAGTATTCGGGGAGGCGTGTGATCTCCTCGAACAGCTGCGAGCCGCGCACGTCGTAGAAGAACTTGGGCGAAAGCTCCTTCTGCGGGCGGGCCAGGCCGTCGCGGATCTCGGCCAGCATGGCGGCGGGGGCGCGCGCCTCGGCGCAGGCGTTCTCAGCCATCGCGCGCCACCCGGAAGCCGCTGAAGATCTGCCGGCGAATCGGGTAGTCCCAGTTGCGGAAGGTGGTGCGGATGGCCCCCGGCCGCGTGGCCCACGACCCGCCGCGCAGCACCTTGTAGTCGCTGCCGAAGAAGACCTCGCTGTACTCGGGGTACGGAAACGTCTCGTAGCCCGGCCACGGCTGGAAGTCGCTGCTCGTCCACTCCCACACGTCGCCGATCATCCCGTAGCAGCCGATGGGCGACACGTTGCGCGGGTAGCTGCCCACGGGCGCCGCCTCGAAGGCGAGCTGGTCCAGGTTCGCGTCGCTCGGCCCCGGCAGGTCGTCGCCCCAGGGGTACGCGCGCTTCGTCCCCGTCTCCGGGTCCCACGACGCGGCGGCCTCCCACTCCTGCTCGGTGGGGAGACGCACGCCGGCCCAGCGGCAGTACGCCTCGGCCTCGTGCCAGCTCACGTGGCAGACCGGGCGCAGCGGGTCCACGGGCGCGGTGCGGTCCATGTGGCGCACCTGCCACCCATCTTCCGTGCACGTCCAGAACTGCGGCGCCTGCGCGTCCGCCTCCCCGCGCCACTTCCACCCCGCGTCGGACCACAGCTCCGGGCGGCGGTATCCCCCGTCTTCCACGAAGCGCACGTACTCGCCGTTGGTCACCGGCGCGGCGCCGATCCAGAACGGCGGAAGGTCGACGATGTGGCGCGGACGCTCGTTGTCGTACGCAGCCGTGCGGTCGTCCGTCCCGATCTCCACCTGCCCGCCGGGGAAGCGCACCATCCCGTCCTTCTCGCCGCCGACGTGCTTGCCCGCACCGAAGCTGACGGCGCGCGGGGCGCGGTAGGGCCGCTCCTCCTTGAGCTGGAGCGACTGGAGCATGGTCTCGTTGTGCTGGTACTCGTGCTGCGCGACCATGCGGTACACGTAGCCGCCCGCCAGCAGCCCGGCCGCGTGCCCGGCCGCGTCGCCCGCGGACATGCGCTCCAGCACCGCGCGGCGCACGTCCGCCATCGTCTCCAGCTCGCTCGCCAGCGTGGGCAGCGCGAGCTTGCCGCGGACGGAGCGGGGGTGCTCGAACGGGTTGAACATCCCCGGCATCTCGCCGAACTCCACCGGCCCCTCGAGGTTGTTGATGAGCCACAGCTCCTCGAAGTGGGCGATGTGGCCCAGGTCCCACAGGATCGGGCCCATCAACGGGCTGTGCTGCGCACGAAGGTCGTCTTCCGAGACGGGGCCGATGAGCAGCAGCGTGCGTTCGCGCGCGTCCATCAGCAGCTCCGCGGCTTCGCGCGCGGAGAGGGGCGGTGCGGTGGATGCGGTCGTCATCGGGCCGTGAGGGGAGGGAGTGGACCGGCCGGGTGGAGACGGTTCCCAAGCTATGCGGCAGCCTCGCGGCGCGCCATCGTCTTCCATCCGGCGTTTACGTACGATGTTTGTGCAAGGTTTGGACTTCGCCCGCCCGCTTCCGGTAGATGGAGCACTCGGGGACCGCCGGATCGCCCGCTCGTCGTCTGCCGTACCGGCGTCGTGGGATGGGCGGGTGAGTGTCAGGGTGAAAAGGTCGAGGCGGAAAGGCGGTTTCGCATCCCCTGCACACCGCGGGCCGGAATCTCTTCGGGCGGCGTGGCGCCGTGCGGAGGCGTGGCTTCTCCCACGCGTCCACCTGCTGACGAACCTGCTGCGCGTCAGGCAGGCGGCGGTCGAGGCACTGCCGGCTGAGCACAGAGAGCTCGATCTCGGCCATGTTCAGCCAGCTGCCATGCTTGGGCGTGTGGCGGAACTCGAGTTTGCGCAGGATGCGGCGCGCCTCCTCAGCCGGGAACGCGGTGTAGAGCGCCCACGGGGTGGGGTGTTCAGGTCGTCGAGCACAACGCAGATCTCTCGGCCTCCGGGTAGTGCACGTCCACCAGCGCTCTCATCTGCTGGGCAAAATCGAGAGTCGTCCGTTGCGCCGTCACCTCCACGTGCCTCCAACCGCGCAACGGCTCGAAGTGGAGGAATAGGTTGCAGGTACCGCAACGGCGGTACTCGTAGTAGCGTTGCACCTGATCCGGGCGCACCGGCAGGGGGAGCCGTACCTCATCGGTCAGGCTGGTAGGGAAGCTCGTCGAAGGTGACCACCGGAAAGCGCGGATCATACGGCTCCTCGTACAGGTCCAGCAGGTCTTCCAGGTGGCAAACGAACTCGGCTCCGACGCTAGGGATGCACCACTGCTCCTTCTGCCAAGGCTTCAATTCGTTTTTTAAAACACCGTCGCACGGTCTCGTCGGAAACGCTTTCGGTGGCTTCAAGGCTCACCAGGCGGTCGGCGAGCAGTTGCCACATCCAGCATAGCCGTCCCTCGGGCGGGTCGCTGCACGCCAGCGCCACCAGCATGGCCTCGTCGCGGCCGGAGAGCCTCCGCGGGGCACCGGCGCGAGCCGGTCGCCCAACGCCCGCTCAAGTCCACCGTCCACGAAGCGCTTACGAAGACGCTCCACGGTGGGCCGGCTGGTATGGAGTGCTTCGCTGATGTCCTCGTCTGTGCGGTCTTCGTCCGCGAGCAAAAGCACACGCGCCCGCGTCAGCCTTCGCGCGGGAGCACTACCGCGCTTCAGCAGACCAAGGAGATCTGCACGTTCCGCCGGCGTGAGATCCACCACGTAGAGCTGCTTCGGCATGAACCCTCTCCAGTTGAGGTTTCCATACCTAAACCGATCAGAGGCTATACATCAGACTTTTGTGGCGCACTGCTAGCAAGGAAACACCGGAATGCGCTTCGTGTCTAATCGCATTCTCGACCACACGAATCCACACCTTTCGTCGGAAGCCGCTATCGCGTTCCGTTTCAAGCGCTTGCGCACCGGGAGGAACGCCGCTATGGTAGAAGAACATCCGTATTCAGCCCGACCGCCGGTTCCGCACGCGCAGCCATCTTCCACGGCTGCGCCGCCCGACGCAGCGCACGCACGCCAGCTTCGGCTTGCTCGCGGGCTGTGCCGCCCAACGCCGTCTCCCCCTGTTCCGAGCTCGCTCCAGCCGTCGTGGAGCGCATGCGGAGATGCAGGATCGGCGCGGGAGATGCGGAGACGGGAATCGAC includes these proteins:
- a CDS encoding leishmanolysin-related zinc metalloendopeptidase encodes the protein MRKLLIPAAALLAAGCADSTRPPVPASVIVAPGSISMDAVGATKVVHASVVDDGGKGMPAAALTWSSSSPAVTVAPMGGDSAKVAAAANGTAAVTASSGGASGTVAVHVAQVLVGIADLAGPLNGVVGHVVDTPVRVKALDRLNVGIPGQSITFQSVVGGGTFSPATAVTDENGIAATTWTLGPVATTQQALVSLGGLQLGRLTAVAAPTAPAAALKPAGDDNAAVAGTAVAIQPRVIVLDSLGNPLAGLPVSVSVTSGGGSVTASTQPVTGTDGQYTVSRWVLGPTPGPNTLTATFPGTGVKPLVFSAQGLSRMPAAVAAVTVTDQAAMAGTAVPSAPAVVVRDAAGNPMPGIAVRFAVTGGGGSVGDASVVSNASGVAVVSRWELGAAADLNTLTATVPGLPNGSVVFRGAGCSGSGPRFEITVCITTPMTAAQRGAFQFAAAKWSTVITGDLPDVAGSVAAGDCGDDTPAASQTFDDLLIFASVKNIDGPGRILGQAGPCYTRNGAFGLPVVGVMEFDAADLANMETTGTLRPVILHEMGHVLGVGSLWYDFGLLQDPSGVSTFDTYYNGSGGLAGFADIGGNAYTAGKKVPVENSGGAGTMNGHWRESVLGIELMTGYVAPGPNPLSLLTVRSLADLGYTVDPAAADGFALTLASSTPTGASLRMVKMDDDVYPGPRYKFGPRGTGMRVR
- a CDS encoding glutamate-cysteine ligase family protein, which encodes MSAPRAPLPPDLLAADLHDVSFGMRRSVVRPPVVGAEVELIPVDADTRAVVPIVADEGPSTLPLLRRFGAGHGWREEPSSYGVPRFVLPDGGTITYEPGGQIELSASPFPTVDLLVRSLRNVVVPLREMARGEGIDLLSVGIDPCNAVDDIPLQLPGKRYVALTAFMEAAGTGGTRMMRQTAAFQASLDWGPSPLDTWRMLNAAAPHVVAIFANSPVYRGEATGDRSFRARVWRELDGGRTGILPCAADPVDEYLRFALHAPVILRRAADGAHLPFAEWNARGEATLEDWHLHLTTLFPEIRPKGFVEVRSADAVAPEWYAAPLVLLVGATYHAPSFAEARALLGAPSADLLRAAGRDGLTDPRIASVASDFFQVALRGAAALGRFVSGEMVDEAHEFFERYTRRARSPADDVLDAFACEPAERETVSASA
- the egtD gene encoding L-histidine N(alpha)-methyltransferase — its product is MAENACAEARAPAAMLAEIRDGLARPQKELSPKFFYDVRGSQLFEEITRLPEYYLTRTERGLLERWMPVWIAEMRPATLVELGAGSAVKTRIVLDAMVAAGSGEAYAPVDVSAGFLREMASGLRGEYPALSILPVVADMTERFDLPAGLAHPTLHALLGSTIGNFPDGEAVALLSEVRRRMGPADRFLMGVDLRKDPARIEAAYNDTAGVTAEFNLNMLRVLNHETGADFDVRAFRHRAFYEPVRHRIEMHLEASGPQTVHVPGVGPIRIAAGETIRTEVSCKHDRASIDAMFAGAGLRVERWETDDEGLYALMLGSPA
- the egtB gene encoding ergothioneine biosynthesis protein EgtB, whose protein sequence is MDARERTLLLIGPVSEDDLRAQHSPLMGPILWDLGHIAHFEELWLINNLEGPVEFGEMPGMFNPFEHPRSVRGKLALPTLASELETMADVRRAVLERMSAGDAAGHAAGLLAGGYVYRMVAQHEYQHNETMLQSLQLKEERPYRAPRAVSFGAGKHVGGEKDGMVRFPGGQVEIGTDDRTAAYDNERPRHIVDLPPFWIGAAPVTNGEYVRFVEDGGYRRPELWSDAGWKWRGEADAQAPQFWTCTEDGWQVRHMDRTAPVDPLRPVCHVSWHEAEAYCRWAGVRLPTEQEWEAAASWDPETGTKRAYPWGDDLPGPSDANLDQLAFEAAPVGSYPRNVSPIGCYGMIGDVWEWTSSDFQPWPGYETFPYPEYSEVFFGSDYKVLRGGSWATRPGAIRTTFRNWDYPIRRQIFSGFRVARDG